Proteins from a single region of Phycisphaeraceae bacterium D3-23:
- a CDS encoding DMT family transporter produces the protein MPYVLFVLMCMIWGTSFLLMRWASGVFNAPAINTGRMLGGSAVLFLIWFVLRAHAKGAKRWTLSRGDLPALAIVVIVGFVLPWTLQPFLIGRYQQSGFFGMMVSLVPLLTMVVSVPMLGLKPTLRQSAGVLLGLVMVVVLFGDAVSTRGVPAWAMALAVVVPCCYAVSNTWVKQRFQGADMLALSASAMALGLVFVLPFARVNEVPANDVPMGKAVASLAFLGVVCSGLAMWMFYKMVQLKGPLFAGMVTYVVPGIAVLLGWAIEGEVVTTGQLIALGGILLSVALVQWPKKQHPGLAASAARIPTDPLAPTHPPE, from the coding sequence ATGCCTTATGTGTTGTTTGTCTTGATGTGCATGATCTGGGGGACGAGTTTCCTGCTGATGCGCTGGGCGTCGGGGGTGTTCAATGCGCCGGCGATCAACACCGGCCGGATGCTCGGCGGGTCGGCGGTGCTGTTCCTCATATGGTTCGTGCTTCGTGCGCACGCGAAAGGCGCGAAGCGCTGGACGCTGTCGCGCGGCGACCTGCCCGCGTTAGCGATCGTGGTCATCGTCGGGTTTGTGCTGCCGTGGACGCTTCAGCCGTTCCTGATCGGCCGATACCAGCAGAGCGGGTTCTTCGGCATGATGGTGTCGCTCGTGCCGCTGCTGACGATGGTGGTGTCGGTGCCGATGCTCGGGCTCAAGCCGACGCTTCGGCAGTCGGCGGGTGTGTTGCTCGGGCTTGTGATGGTCGTCGTGTTGTTCGGCGACGCGGTGAGCACGCGCGGCGTGCCGGCCTGGGCGATGGCGCTCGCGGTGGTGGTGCCCTGCTGCTACGCCGTGAGCAACACGTGGGTCAAGCAGCGCTTCCAGGGCGCGGACATGCTCGCCCTGTCGGCGTCGGCGATGGCGCTGGGGCTGGTGTTCGTGCTGCCGTTTGCACGCGTCAATGAAGTCCCGGCCAACGACGTGCCGATGGGCAAGGCCGTCGCGTCGCTCGCGTTCCTCGGGGTGGTGTGCAGCGGGCTGGCGATGTGGATGTTCTACAAGATGGTGCAGCTCAAGGGGCCACTCTTCGCGGGGATGGTGACGTATGTCGTGCCGGGCATCGCCGTGCTGCTGGGCTGGGCGATCGAGGGCGAGGTCGTCACGACGGGTCAGCTTATCGCGCTGGGCGGGATTCTCCTCTCCGTCGCCCTCGTGCAGTGGCCGAAAAAACAACACCCCGGCCTGGCGGCTTCAGCCGCCAGGATTCCCACCGATCCTCTAGCGCCCACCCATCCCCCCGAATAA
- a CDS encoding acylneuraminate cytidylyltransferase family protein, protein MMPDPTTPNLQPPALAIVLARAGSKGLPQKNALDVAGKPMLAWALEHALDSASVDRVVLSTDGEALADVGRRYAGVEVVMRPDELASDTATVDAAARHAVSQIVSLHRHIVILYGNIPVRPADLTDRATAMLHRTGADSVQSVCPVGKHHPYWMKQLGDDGALLAYEDNHIYRRQDLPPVYELDGGIIAVTRDALFNTKPGEPHAFLGTDRRAVTTEPGDVIDVDRAIDLHVAEAILSARPSTTRNAG, encoded by the coding sequence ATGATGCCCGACCCGACCACCCCAAACCTACAGCCGCCCGCCCTGGCGATCGTCCTCGCGCGGGCGGGGAGCAAGGGGCTGCCACAGAAAAACGCGCTCGATGTCGCGGGTAAGCCGATGCTGGCGTGGGCCCTCGAACACGCGCTCGACAGCGCGTCGGTGGACCGTGTTGTGCTTTCCACCGATGGCGAGGCGCTCGCCGATGTCGGCCGACGCTACGCCGGGGTCGAGGTCGTGATGCGCCCCGACGAACTCGCCAGCGACACGGCGACCGTCGACGCCGCAGCACGCCACGCGGTCAGCCAGATCGTCTCGCTGCACCGCCACATCGTCATCCTCTACGGCAACATCCCGGTCCGGCCCGCCGACCTCACCGACCGCGCGACCGCGATGCTCCACCGCACCGGCGCGGACAGCGTGCAGAGCGTCTGCCCCGTCGGCAAGCACCACCCGTACTGGATGAAACAGCTCGGCGACGACGGCGCGCTCCTCGCCTACGAAGACAACCACATCTACCGACGCCAAGACCTCCCGCCGGTCTATGAGCTCGACGGCGGGATCATCGCCGTCACGCGCGACGCCTTGTTCAACACGAAGCCCGGCGAGCCGCACGCCTTCCTCGGCACCGACCGCCGGGCTGTCACGACCGAGCCCGGCGACGTCATCGATGTCGATCGCGCGATCGACCTGCATGTCGCCGAGGCAATCCTGAGCGCCCGGCCATCCACGACACGAAACGCGGGATGA
- the neuC gene encoding UDP-N-acetylglucosamine 2-epimerase, with translation MTQRIAFITGTRAEYGILLSVLDAAQAHPAIDPRLVVTGTHLTTSSVKDITHRIHARVRMQRKEATGYDADVQALSRGVEGFGRVFAALEPAAVVVLGDRVEMLAAATAASVGGRVLVHLHGGDRAEGVADEAMRHAISKLAHLHFPATAQSKRRLIRMGENPALIHNVGSPAIDALKHVAPDPDAPALLIMQHPIGASDEAERGWMDATLRATAKHERTVFAPNHDPGAPGIRKAIADHGIEPVEHLPRERFLSLLAGARVILGNSSAGLIEAAALRTAGVNIGPRQGGRESPSSVVSCGYGVGRVRDALKQALQLDTSKLRHPYGKGDAGPRIIERLAATDLAQVSRRKRNTY, from the coding sequence ATGACGCAACGCATCGCCTTCATCACCGGCACCCGGGCGGAGTATGGCATCCTGCTAAGCGTGCTCGACGCGGCCCAGGCGCACCCGGCGATCGACCCCCGGCTGGTCGTCACGGGGACGCACCTGACCACATCTAGCGTGAAAGACATCACCCACCGGATCCACGCGCGCGTGCGCATGCAGCGTAAAGAGGCGACCGGCTACGACGCGGACGTCCAGGCGCTCTCGCGCGGGGTCGAGGGGTTTGGGCGGGTCTTCGCGGCGCTGGAGCCCGCTGCGGTCGTTGTGCTCGGCGACCGTGTCGAGATGCTCGCGGCGGCGACGGCGGCGAGTGTCGGCGGGCGTGTGCTCGTTCATCTCCACGGCGGGGACCGGGCCGAGGGTGTCGCCGACGAGGCGATGCGGCACGCGATCAGCAAGCTCGCGCATCTGCACTTCCCCGCGACGGCGCAGAGTAAACGCCGGCTCATCCGCATGGGCGAAAACCCGGCGCTGATCCACAACGTCGGCTCGCCAGCGATCGATGCGCTCAAGCACGTCGCGCCTGACCCGGACGCGCCGGCACTACTCATCATGCAGCACCCTATCGGCGCGTCGGACGAGGCGGAACGGGGCTGGATGGACGCGACACTCCGCGCGACCGCCAAGCACGAGCGCACCGTCTTCGCACCCAACCACGACCCGGGCGCACCAGGCATCCGCAAGGCCATCGCCGACCATGGCATCGAGCCCGTCGAGCACCTCCCGCGTGAACGGTTCTTATCGCTGCTCGCCGGGGCGCGGGTGATCCTGGGCAACTCCTCGGCCGGGCTAATCGAGGCGGCCGCCTTGCGCACCGCGGGTGTCAACATCGGCCCGCGCCAGGGCGGGCGTGAATCGCCGAGCAGCGTCGTGTCGTGCGGGTACGGCGTGGGCAGGGTGCGCGATGCGCTTAAGCAGGCGCTCCAGCTCGACACGTCCAAGCTGCGTCACCCATACGGCAAAGGCGACGCCGGGCCGCGCATCATTGAAAGACTTGCCGCGACCGATCTTGCACAGGTCTCACGCAGAAAGCGGAACACGTACTAA
- a CDS encoding HD domain-containing protein, producing the protein MLRVDLRKARPGMSLALPVMNPRLPGHVLLKTGYALTPDVIEKLEDLSIRTVWVAYPSLSFLEKFIDRDAIEKQGHVVSQIRDTFEALQTESNAKLDYDTYTRGIGDLVESVIANPNAAIFVGDLSHHDDNQHMLRQSSAVTYLSLLIGLKLEGYLIKQRRHVNGERAKEVTNLGVGAMLHDIGVTFLPHEVVERHEKTGDETDPAWREHPALGYQVVRGKIDPTAAAVVLHHHQRFDGTGYAGKDYPVQSGESIHIFPRIVAVADLFTRLRRPPGQPERPAAAVLRAMLSEKVRCRFDPNVLRGLIEVVPPYPPGSFVKLSSGATAVVIDHNLADPCRPTVQMLPGDELPDTDIKLGPTVNLSEQIAELQIIACDDVPTHRFNFTPEDIPGYREAVLGWA; encoded by the coding sequence ATGCTGCGAGTTGACCTACGAAAAGCCCGGCCCGGCATGTCGCTGGCGCTGCCCGTGATGAACCCGCGTCTGCCGGGTCACGTGCTGCTGAAGACCGGCTACGCGCTGACGCCGGATGTCATCGAGAAGCTCGAAGACCTCTCCATCCGCACCGTCTGGGTCGCGTACCCGAGCTTGTCGTTCCTCGAAAAGTTCATCGACCGCGACGCGATCGAGAAGCAGGGCCACGTCGTTTCACAGATCCGCGACACGTTCGAGGCCCTGCAGACCGAATCCAACGCGAAGCTCGACTACGACACCTACACCCGCGGCATCGGCGACCTCGTCGAGAGCGTCATCGCCAACCCCAACGCCGCGATCTTCGTCGGCGACCTGAGCCACCACGACGACAACCAGCACATGCTCCGCCAGAGCTCGGCCGTGACGTACCTCTCGCTGCTCATCGGGCTCAAGCTCGAGGGCTACCTCATCAAGCAACGCCGACACGTCAACGGCGAACGCGCGAAGGAAGTCACGAACCTCGGCGTCGGCGCGATGCTCCACGACATCGGCGTCACCTTCCTCCCGCACGAGGTCGTCGAGCGCCACGAAAAAACAGGGGACGAGACCGACCCCGCCTGGCGCGAGCACCCGGCGCTGGGCTACCAGGTCGTGCGCGGGAAGATCGACCCGACCGCCGCGGCCGTCGTGTTGCACCACCACCAGCGTTTCGACGGCACGGGCTACGCCGGCAAGGACTACCCCGTGCAGTCGGGCGAGTCGATCCACATCTTCCCACGCATCGTCGCGGTCGCGGACCTGTTTACCCGCCTGCGCCGCCCGCCGGGCCAGCCCGAGCGCCCCGCCGCGGCCGTGCTGCGCGCGATGCTCTCGGAGAAGGTCCGATGCCGGTTCGACCCCAACGTATTGCGCGGGCTGATCGAGGTCGTGCCGCCCTACCCGCCCGGCTCGTTCGTGAAGCTCAGCAGCGGCGCGACGGCAGTCGTCATCGACCACAACCTCGCCGACCCGTGTCGGCCGACCGTGCAGATGCTGCCGGGCGACGAGCTGCCCGACACCGACATCAAGCTTGGTCCGACGGTTAACCTCAGCGAGCAGATCGCGGAGCTGCAGATCATCGCATGTGACGATGTGCCGACGCACCGGTTCAACTTTACGCCCGAAGACATCCCCGGGTACCGTGAGGCGGTGCTGGGGTGGGCGTGA